One window of Chloroflexus aggregans DSM 9485 genomic DNA carries:
- a CDS encoding formimidoylglutamase, with protein sequence MTSLFQQLVPPARELFYRRDDPNDRRLGEIVTLGIAGYDAAKVVLLGCPQDIGVQRNRGRTGAAQGPTAIRRCFYRLGVAGLADLPICDLGDVPVDSSLETIHALQHALATQVIADGKLLISLGGGNDISFPDFAALATAAPPPLLAINVDAHYDVRADWPANSGTPYRQLIEAGLVDPQRYWVIGAQPFANAPVYTTYLLERGATIVRLSDARRLGVAETVQVMLAASDAASIGWGFDLDVVQAAEAPGVSAPNPLGMRGEELVALATLAGAEPRTRLIEVSELNPTYDNDDRTARLAAVTLWYALFAFAQRHGV encoded by the coding sequence GTGACATCGCTTTTCCAACAGCTTGTTCCACCGGCGCGTGAATTGTTCTATCGCCGTGATGATCCCAACGACCGGCGGTTGGGTGAGATTGTTACGCTCGGGATTGCCGGTTATGATGCGGCTAAGGTAGTACTCCTCGGTTGTCCGCAAGACATTGGGGTGCAACGTAATCGGGGGCGCACCGGTGCTGCGCAGGGGCCAACTGCCATCCGGCGTTGTTTCTACCGGCTCGGTGTGGCCGGATTGGCCGATCTGCCGATCTGCGATCTTGGTGATGTGCCGGTGGATTCCAGTCTCGAGACGATTCATGCGTTGCAACACGCTCTGGCTACGCAGGTTATCGCAGACGGTAAGTTGCTGATTAGTCTTGGAGGTGGGAACGACATTAGTTTTCCCGATTTTGCAGCGTTGGCTACGGCGGCTCCACCGCCACTGCTAGCGATTAATGTCGATGCTCATTATGATGTTCGGGCCGATTGGCCGGCCAATAGCGGTACGCCTTACCGTCAATTGATCGAAGCTGGCCTGGTCGATCCACAACGCTATTGGGTTATTGGGGCTCAGCCATTTGCTAACGCACCGGTATATACGACGTATCTGCTTGAACGAGGAGCGACGATTGTCAGATTGTCTGATGCGCGTCGTTTGGGCGTTGCCGAGACGGTACAAGTAATGCTGGCAGCGAGCGATGCAGCGAGTATCGGGTGGGGTTTCGATCTCGATGTTGTGCAAGCCGCGGAAGCTCCCGGTGTGAGCGCACCCAACCCGCTTGGAATGCGTGGTGAAGAGTTGGTGGCACTGGCAACCTTGGCCGGCGCCGAACCACGCACTCGTCTGATTGAAGTGAGTGAACTGAATCCGACCTACGATAACGATGATCGCACGGCCCGCCTTGCTGCGGTAACATTGTGGTATGCGTTATTTGCCTTTGCACAGCGGCATGGCGTCTAA
- a CDS encoding MFS transporter produces the protein MQTTAHFYRRAVQFIVLMGVVSLLADMVYEGGRSLSGQYLALLGASGMVVGLTAGAGELIGYGLRLVFGYLSDRTRRYWLLTILGYTLTIIAVPMLALAQTWPLAVGLLMVERFSKALRSPAKDTLLSYAAERVGTGKGFGLHEALDQIGAVAAPLGLAAVLAVSGSFQMAFTLLIVPGVACLIVLIVARILFPQPSDLVSKTPELLTTGLQARFWWYLLSVGLFAAASVDFALAAYHFQRTQLISAAAIPVLYALAMVVDAVAALGFGFLYDRIGMPVLSGITLFAALSTPLLFSDVLVAAVLGVVIWGITLGAQESILRAAVTRFTPADRRGAAYGLFNACFGLSWFIGSALFGVLYDVALPVLIGVSVSLYLMAALILWFVVTRQP, from the coding sequence ATGCAAACAACTGCTCATTTTTATCGCCGCGCCGTACAATTTATTGTCTTGATGGGTGTGGTCAGCCTGTTGGCCGATATGGTGTATGAAGGCGGACGCAGCCTGAGTGGTCAATACCTGGCCTTGTTAGGTGCGAGTGGGATGGTCGTTGGCCTGACAGCCGGTGCCGGTGAATTGATCGGCTATGGTTTGCGGTTGGTCTTTGGGTATCTGAGTGATCGCACGCGACGATATTGGTTGCTGACCATTCTCGGTTATACGCTGACGATCATTGCGGTGCCAATGCTTGCCCTGGCTCAAACGTGGCCACTTGCTGTTGGTTTGTTGATGGTCGAGCGATTCAGTAAGGCGTTACGTAGTCCTGCTAAAGATACCCTCCTTTCGTATGCCGCTGAACGAGTTGGTACAGGGAAGGGTTTCGGCTTACACGAAGCGCTCGATCAGATCGGCGCAGTGGCAGCACCGTTGGGATTAGCTGCGGTGTTGGCAGTGAGTGGCAGTTTTCAGATGGCGTTTACGCTCTTGATTGTACCCGGTGTGGCCTGTCTGATCGTCTTAATCGTGGCGCGGATCTTGTTTCCCCAACCGTCTGATCTGGTGAGTAAAACTCCTGAGCTATTGACCACCGGTTTGCAGGCACGTTTTTGGTGGTACCTGCTCAGTGTCGGGCTTTTCGCCGCAGCGAGTGTTGATTTTGCCCTTGCAGCCTATCATTTTCAAAGAACTCAGCTTATTAGTGCAGCAGCGATACCGGTTCTGTATGCGCTAGCAATGGTAGTTGATGCGGTTGCTGCACTGGGTTTTGGGTTTCTTTACGACCGGATTGGCATGCCGGTTTTGAGTGGTATAACCTTATTTGCTGCACTGAGCACACCGTTGCTGTTTAGCGATGTATTGGTGGCGGCAGTGTTGGGTGTGGTGATTTGGGGAATAACACTCGGCGCACAGGAATCGATTCTACGGGCTGCCGTGACTCGATTTACCCCTGCTGACCGGCGTGGTGCGGCTTATGGGCTGTTTAACGCTTGTTTTGGTTTGAGCTGGTTCATCGGCAGTGCGCTGTTTGGTGTATTATACGATGTAGCATTGCCGGTCCTTATCGGTGTATCGGTTAGCTTGTATCTGATGGCAGCCTTGATCTTGTGGTTCGTGGTAACGCGCCAACCGTGA
- a CDS encoding citrate synthase — MTKNSLTVIDNRTGKTYEIPIEHGAIRATDLRQIKVSDDDFGLMSYDPAYLNTASCKSSITFIDGDKGILEYRGYPIEQLAEQSSYLEVAYLLLYGELPSKERLEWWEYRISRHLFLHNSLVELIQAFRYDAHPMGILISSVAAMSTLYPEAKNIHDPAVREKQIWRIIGQIPTIAAFAYRHRIGRPFNLPDSSLSYTANLLYMMDYMNQREYEVNPVLAKALDVLFILHADHEQNCSTSVMRSVGSSHADPYNALAAAAAALYGPLHGGANEAVLRMLQQIGHPKNVPAFIERVKKGETRLMGFGHRVYKNYDPRAKIIRRIAHEVFAATAANPLLDVAMELERVALEDEYFISRKLYPNVDFYSGLIYQALRFPIEYFPFLFAIPRASGWLAQWLEMLDDPEQKITRPRQVYVGPQRRDYVPIDQR, encoded by the coding sequence ATGACAAAAAACTCCCTCACTGTTATCGACAACCGTACCGGTAAGACCTACGAAATTCCGATTGAGCATGGCGCCATCCGGGCAACCGATTTACGCCAGATCAAAGTCTCTGACGACGATTTTGGCTTGATGTCGTATGATCCGGCTTATCTCAATACTGCTTCGTGCAAGAGTAGCATCACCTTCATTGACGGTGACAAAGGCATTCTCGAGTATCGCGGTTATCCGATCGAACAGCTTGCGGAGCAAAGCTCGTATCTCGAAGTAGCCTATCTCTTGCTCTATGGTGAGCTACCATCAAAAGAGCGATTGGAGTGGTGGGAATATCGCATTAGTCGCCATCTGTTCTTACACAATAGCCTCGTCGAGTTGATTCAGGCCTTCCGCTACGATGCGCATCCGATGGGTATCTTGATCAGCTCGGTAGCGGCGATGTCGACGTTGTACCCCGAAGCGAAAAACATTCACGATCCTGCCGTGCGCGAGAAGCAGATTTGGCGTATTATCGGTCAGATTCCAACCATCGCTGCGTTTGCCTATCGACACCGCATCGGACGACCGTTTAACTTGCCCGATAGTTCGCTGAGCTACACGGCCAATTTGCTCTACATGATGGACTACATGAACCAACGCGAATATGAAGTTAATCCGGTGTTGGCCAAGGCGTTAGATGTGCTCTTCATCTTGCATGCCGATCACGAGCAGAACTGCTCAACATCGGTGATGCGTAGTGTCGGTTCGAGCCACGCCGATCCCTACAACGCGCTGGCAGCAGCAGCGGCGGCATTGTATGGGCCGTTGCATGGTGGAGCCAATGAAGCCGTGTTGCGGATGTTGCAGCAGATTGGCCATCCCAAGAATGTGCCGGCATTTATCGAGCGGGTGAAGAAGGGTGAGACCCGCCTGATGGGTTTTGGTCATCGCGTCTACAAGAACTACGATCCGCGAGCTAAGATTATTCGGCGCATTGCCCACGAAGTCTTTGCGGCCACGGCGGCCAATCCGTTGCTTGATGTGGCAATGGAACTCGAGCGGGTGGCATTGGAAGATGAATACTTCATCTCGCGCAAGCTCTATCCGAATGTTGACTTCTACAGTGGTTTGATCTATCAAGCATTGCGCTTCCCCATCGAGTACTTCCCCTTCCTGTTTGCCATTCCGCGTGCATCGGGTTGGTTGGCGCAGTGGCTTGAGATGCTCGACGATCCTGAGCAGAAGATTACGCGACCGCGGCAGGTGTATGTTGGCCCGCAGCGGCGTGATTATGTGCCGATCGATCAGCGCTGA
- the eno gene encoding phosphopyruvate hydratase — protein sequence MSTLIEAIIAREVLDSRGNPTIEVDVRLESGDVGRAIVPSGASTGAHEALELRDGDKSRYNGKGVLKAVQAVNEDIAEALIGFDAADQIALDNELIALDGTPNKSKLGANAILGVSLAAAKAAAAAFGLPLYRYLGGVYAHVLPVPMMNIMNGGQHATNSTDFQEFMIMPVGADSFREGLRWGAEIYHALKKVIHDRGFSTTVGDEGGFAPSLPTNDAPLQLIMEAIEKAGYRPGEQIYIALDPATTEIYEDGKYHLKREGRVLTSAEMVDYWVDLVNRYPIISIEDGLAEDDWEGWQLLRSKLGHKIQLVGDDFLVTNVQRLRRAIDARAANSILIKLNQIGSLTETLSAIQLAQRSGWTAVVSHRSGESEDVTIADLVVATNAGQIKTGAPARTDRIAKYNQLLRIEEELGSAAQYAGRNAFTSIPHPL from the coding sequence ATGTCAACTCTAATCGAAGCGATCATTGCTCGTGAAGTACTCGACTCACGCGGCAACCCAACGATCGAAGTCGATGTTCGACTGGAAAGCGGTGATGTAGGGCGGGCAATTGTACCAAGTGGCGCCTCAACCGGTGCGCATGAAGCGCTTGAGTTACGCGATGGCGACAAATCGCGCTACAACGGGAAGGGTGTTCTCAAGGCAGTGCAGGCCGTGAATGAAGACATTGCCGAAGCGCTAATTGGCTTCGACGCTGCCGACCAAATTGCACTCGACAACGAGCTAATTGCGCTTGACGGCACGCCCAACAAGAGCAAGCTAGGCGCTAACGCGATTTTGGGGGTCTCACTCGCAGCAGCCAAAGCTGCTGCTGCCGCTTTTGGCCTACCACTCTACCGCTACCTTGGTGGTGTCTATGCCCACGTGCTGCCGGTACCGATGATGAACATCATGAACGGCGGCCAGCATGCGACCAACAGCACCGACTTTCAGGAGTTCATGATTATGCCGGTCGGTGCCGATAGCTTCCGCGAAGGGCTACGCTGGGGTGCTGAAATCTATCATGCTCTCAAGAAGGTCATCCACGATCGCGGCTTTAGCACCACCGTCGGTGATGAGGGTGGCTTCGCACCGAGTTTACCCACCAACGATGCTCCCCTGCAACTGATTATGGAGGCCATTGAGAAAGCGGGCTACCGCCCTGGTGAGCAGATCTATATCGCTCTCGACCCCGCCACAACCGAGATTTACGAGGATGGTAAATACCACCTCAAGCGCGAGGGGCGCGTCCTCACCAGCGCCGAGATGGTCGATTACTGGGTTGATTTGGTTAATCGCTACCCGATTATCTCCATCGAAGACGGGTTAGCCGAAGATGACTGGGAGGGATGGCAGTTATTGCGATCCAAACTCGGTCACAAGATTCAGTTAGTCGGTGATGACTTTCTGGTAACGAACGTCCAGCGACTGCGACGAGCTATCGATGCACGCGCCGCCAATTCAATTCTGATCAAGCTGAATCAGATCGGTTCCCTCACCGAAACCCTCAGTGCAATCCAGTTGGCCCAGCGCAGTGGCTGGACGGCGGTGGTATCGCATCGATCGGGCGAGAGCGAAGATGTGACCATCGCCGATCTGGTCGTTGCAACCAACGCCGGCCAGATCAAAACCGGGGCACCGGCACGAACCGACCGCATTGCCAAATATAATCAATTATTGCGCATCGAAGAAGAATTGGGCAGCGCCGCACAATACGCCGGACGTAACGCATTCACATCCATCCCCCACCCCCTGTAG
- a CDS encoding DMT family transporter: MTSTTSRIEQRVLLAGLTKTDLTMLLVVLIWGANFSIVKAALTEIPPLAFATLRFAGASVLLLAFTFWREGRRALPPDRATFWKLTWIGFIGNTVYQALFTYSLTLTTAANGSLIIATTPAWVALTAAVLGIERVRRTMAMGIALAIGGVMLVVAERGLSLGGSGLLGDLLMLGAALCWMMYTLGVRTLGQGLSPLAITAWTMVTGVPGMALISIPDWERVAWDSVSFNAWFGLLYATLLALVLAYVLWNNSVRVAGSARTAIYSCAIPLVATLLAWPLIGEQPTWVQGIGGLLIISGVLLTRRS; the protein is encoded by the coding sequence GTGACGAGCACGACTTCCCGTATCGAGCAGCGGGTTTTGTTGGCCGGTTTGACCAAAACCGATCTCACCATGCTGCTGGTGGTCTTGATCTGGGGTGCGAATTTTAGCATTGTCAAAGCGGCCTTAACTGAGATTCCGCCATTGGCGTTTGCGACGTTACGCTTTGCCGGCGCAAGCGTGTTGCTGTTGGCCTTTACGTTTTGGCGTGAGGGTCGGCGTGCGCTACCTCCCGATCGGGCAACGTTCTGGAAGTTGACCTGGATTGGGTTTATCGGCAATACGGTGTATCAGGCGCTGTTTACCTATAGTTTGACGCTAACCACCGCGGCAAATGGTTCTCTGATTATCGCGACTACGCCGGCTTGGGTAGCACTTACCGCTGCTGTGCTCGGTATTGAGCGAGTACGACGCACAATGGCTATGGGAATTGCGCTGGCTATTGGTGGCGTTATGCTGGTCGTTGCCGAACGTGGGCTAAGCCTCGGTGGTAGTGGTTTGCTCGGTGATCTGTTGATGCTCGGTGCTGCACTCTGTTGGATGATGTACACACTTGGCGTTCGCACCCTTGGTCAGGGTTTATCGCCATTAGCTATCACTGCTTGGACGATGGTGACCGGTGTGCCGGGGATGGCTTTGATCAGCATACCTGATTGGGAGCGAGTGGCTTGGGATAGTGTGAGCTTCAATGCGTGGTTTGGTCTTTTGTATGCGACACTGTTAGCCCTCGTGTTGGCTTACGTCCTTTGGAATAATAGTGTGCGCGTGGCCGGGAGTGCGCGTACTGCTATATATAGCTGCGCAATTCCATTAGTCGCAACGCTGTTGGCGTGGCCGCTGATCGGTGAACAGCCGACATGGGTGCAGGGTATCGGTGGGTTGTTGATTATTAGTGGGGTGTTGCTGACCCGTCGTTCGTAA